The nucleotide sequence GTCGAACAAAGCGATCAAGGACATCAAAGAACAAGAAGTGTACATGGGCGAAATTCCGCTCATGACCGAGAACGGTACCTTCGTCATTAACGGTACCGAGCGCGTTATCGTGTCTCAGTTGCACCGTTCTCCGGGCGTGTTCTTCGACCACGACCGTGGTAAGACGCACAGTTCGGGCAAGCTGCTGTACTCGGCGCGAATCATTCCTTACCGCGGTTCGTGGTTGGACTTTGAGTTCGACCCGAAAGACGCTGTCTTCGTGCGTATTGACCGCCGTCGTAAGTTGCCGGCTTCCGTGCTGCTGCGCGCGCTGGGCTATGGCACTGAAGAAGTGCTCGACGCGTTCTATGCAACCAACGTTTTCCACGTCAAGGGCGAGTCCCTAAACCTGGAGCTGGTTCCGCAGCGCTTGCGTGGTGAAATTGCCGTCCTCGATATCCTCGACGACAAGGGCAAAGTCATTGTTGAGCAAGGCCGTCGTATTACCGCGCGCCACATCAACCAGCTAGACAAGGCCGGTATTAAAGAACTGGAAGTGCCAATTGATTACCTGATCGGTCGTACTTCGGCCAAGGTTATCGTGCACCCGTCTACCGGTGAAATAATCGCTGAGTGCAACACCGAGTTGAACACTGAAATCTTGGCCAAAGTGGTCAAGGCTCAGGTTGTGCGCATTGAAACGCTGTACACCAACGACATCGATTGCGGCCCGTTCATCTCCGACACCTTGAAGATCGACAGCACCACTAATCAGTTAGAAGCGCTGGTCGAGATCTATCGCATGATGCGTCCTGGCGAGCCGCCGACTAAGGATGCTGCCGAAACCCTGTTTAACAACCTGTTCTTCAGCCCTGAGCGCTATGACCTGTCGGCCGTGGGCCGGATGAAGTTTAACCGTCGTATCGGGCGTACCGAGATCGAAGGTTCAGGCGTGCTGAGCAAGGAAGATATCGTCGCGGTCCTCAAGACCCTGGTTGATATCCGTAACGGCAAAGGCATCGTCGATGACATCGACCACCTGGGCAACCGTCGTGTTCGCTGTGTCGGCGAAATGGCCGAGAACCAGTTCCGCGTTGGCTTAGTGCGTGTAGAGCGTGCGGTCAAAGAGCGTCTGTCGATGGCTGAAAGCGAAGGCCTAATGCCGCAAGATCTGATTAACGCCAAGCCGGTTGCGGCGGCTGTTAAAGAGTTCTTCGGTTCTAGCCAGCTCTCGCAGTTTATGGACCAGAACAACCCGCTTTCTGAGATCACCCACAAGCGTCGCGTTTCGGCGCTTGGCCCGGGCGGTTTGACTCGCGAGCGTGCAGGCTTTGAAGTGCGCGACGTACACCCGACCCACTACGGCCGTGTGTGCCCGATCGAAACACCGGAAGGTCCGAACATTGGTCTGATCAACTCGTTGGCAGCCTATGCGCGCACCAATCAGTATGGCTTCCTCGAGAGCCCATACCGCGTGGTGAAAGACACCCTGGTGACCAGCGAAATCGTTTTCTTGTCCGCCATTGAAGAGGCCGATCACGTGATCGCCCAGGCTTCGGCGACCATGAACGACAAAGGTCAGCTGGTTGATGAGTTGGTGGCTGTGCGTCACCTTAACGAATTCACCGTTAAAGCGCCTGAAGACGTCACCCTGATGGACGTTTCACCGAAGCAAGTGGTTTCAGTTGCCGCTTCGTTGATTCCGTTCCTTGAGCACGATGACGCCAACCGTGCGTTGATGGGCTCGAACATGCAGCGCCAAGCTGTACCGACCCTGCGTGCTGATAAGCCGCTGGTTGGTACTGGCATGGAACGCAACGTGGCGCGTGACTCTGGCGTTTGCGTTGTGGCACGTCGTGGCGGCGTGATCGACTCGGTCGATGCCAGCCGTGTTGTAGTTCGCGTCAATGACGACGAAGTTGAAACAGGCGAAGCCGGTGTCGACATCTACAACTTGACCAAATACACCCGTTCCAACCAGAACACTTGTATCAACCAGCGTCCGTTGGTGAGCAAGGGTGATCAGGTTGAACGCAGCGACATTTTGGCTGATGGCCCGTCCACCGACATGGGTGAGCTGGCTCTTGGCCAGAACATGCGCGTCGCGTTCATGCCGTGGAACGGTTACAACTTCGAAGACTCCATCTGCCTCTCCGAGCGCGTGGTTCAAGAAGATCGCTTCACCACGATCCACATCCAGGAACTGACCTGTGTGGCCCGTGACACCAAACTCGGCTCGGAAGAAATCACCTCCGACATCCCGAACGTCGGTGAGTCTGCGCTGAACAAGCTGGACGAAGCCGGCATCGTGTACGTGGGCGCTGAAGTCGGCCCCGGCGACATTCTAGTGGGCAAAGTGACGCCGAAGGGCGAAACCCAGCTGACCCCAGAAGAGAAGCTGTTGCGTGCGATCTTCGGTGAGAAGGCGTCTGACGTTAAAGACACCTCCCTGCGTGTGCCAACTGGCACCAAAGGTACCGTTATCGACGTGCAGGTCTTCACCCGCGACGGCGTTGAGCGTGACGCACGTGCGCTGTCGATCGAGAAGAGCCAGCTGGATGAGATCCGTAAGGACCTCAACGAAGAGTTCCGCATCGTTGAAGGTGCAACCTTCGAACGCCTGCGTTCCGCTCTGGTTGGCAAGAAAGCCGAAGGCGGCGCGGGCCTGAAGAAGGGCGCAGAAGTCACCGACGAGTTCCTCGACGGCCTCGAACGTGGCCAGTGGTTCAAGCTGCGTATGGCTGACGACGCCCTGAACGAGCAGTTGGAAAAAGCTCAGGCTTATATCTCTGATCGTCGTCAGTTGCTCGACGACAAGTTTGAAGATAAGAAGCGCAAGCTGCAGCAGGGCGATGACCTGGCTCCTGGTGTGCTGAAAATAGTCAAGGTTTACCTGGCTATCCGTCGCCGCATTCAGCCGGGCGACAAAATGGCTGGTCGTCACGGTAACAAGGGTGTGGTCTCGGTGATCATGCCGGTTGAAGACATGCCGCACGACGTCAACGGTACGCCAGTCGACATCGTTCTCAACCCATTGGGCGTACCGTCGCGTATGAACGTTGGGCAGATCCTCGAAACGCACCTCGGCCTTGCAGCTAAAGGTCTGGGTGAGAAGATTAACCGCATGCTCGAAGAGCAGCGCAAAGTCGCTGAGTTGCGTAAGTTTATGCAGCAGATTTATAACGAGATCGGCGGCCGCCAGGAAAATCTGGATGAACTGAGCGATCAGGAAATCCTCAGCCTGGCGAAGAACTTGCGCGGTGGTGTGCCGATGGCCACTCCGGTGTTCGACGGCGCCAAAGAAAGCGAAATCAAAGCCATGCTCAAGCTGGCGGATTTGCCAGAGAGCGGTCAGATGCAATTGGTTGACGGTCGCACCGGTAACCTGTTTGAGCGTCCGACCACGGTTGGCTACATGTACATGCTGAAATTGAACCACCTGGTGGACGACAAGATGCACGCGCGTTCCACGGGTTCTTACAGCCTGGTTACTCAGCAGCCGCTGGGTGGTAAGGCGCAGTTCGGTGGTCAGCGCTTCGGAGAGATGGAGGTCTGGGCACTGGAAGCTTACGGCGCCGCCTACACCCTGCAGGAAATGCTGACCGTGAAGTCGGATGACGTGAACGGCCGTACCAAGATGTACAAAAACATCGTGGACGGTGATCACCGTATGGAGCCGGGCATGCCCGAGTCTTTCAACGTACTGATCAAAGAAATCCGTTCGCTGGGTATCGACATCGATCTGGAAACCGAATAACACGTGACGCGAATCGGCGGTGGAGCACTTTGCTCCATCGCCAGCTCCGCCAGGAGGAAAGGCCTTGAAAGACCTACTGAATTTGCTGAAAAACCAGGGTCAAGTCGAAGAGTTTGATGCCATCCGCATCCAGCTGGCTTCGCCTGAGATGATTCGTTCGTGGTCGTTCGGTGAAGTTAAAAAACCGGAAACCATTAACTACCGTACGTTCAAGCCTGAGCGTGACGGCCTGTTCTGCGCCAAAATCTTTGGCCCAGTTAAGGATTACGAGTGCCTGTGCGGTAAGTACAAGCGCTTGAAGCACCGCGGTGTGATCTGCGAGAAGTGCGGCGTTGAAGTCGCGCTGGCTAAAGTTCGTCGTGAACGCATGGCGCACATCGAACTGGC is from Pseudomonas sp. TMP9 and encodes:
- the rpoB gene encoding DNA-directed RNA polymerase subunit beta, yielding MAYSYTEKKRIRKDFSKLPDVMDVPYLLAIQLDSYREFLQAGATKDQFRDIGLHAAFKSVFPIISYSGNAALEYVGYRLGEPAFDVKECTLRGVTYAVPLRVKVRLIIFDKESSNKAIKDIKEQEVYMGEIPLMTENGTFVINGTERVIVSQLHRSPGVFFDHDRGKTHSSGKLLYSARIIPYRGSWLDFEFDPKDAVFVRIDRRRKLPASVLLRALGYGTEEVLDAFYATNVFHVKGESLNLELVPQRLRGEIAVLDILDDKGKVIVEQGRRITARHINQLDKAGIKELEVPIDYLIGRTSAKVIVHPSTGEIIAECNTELNTEILAKVVKAQVVRIETLYTNDIDCGPFISDTLKIDSTTNQLEALVEIYRMMRPGEPPTKDAAETLFNNLFFSPERYDLSAVGRMKFNRRIGRTEIEGSGVLSKEDIVAVLKTLVDIRNGKGIVDDIDHLGNRRVRCVGEMAENQFRVGLVRVERAVKERLSMAESEGLMPQDLINAKPVAAAVKEFFGSSQLSQFMDQNNPLSEITHKRRVSALGPGGLTRERAGFEVRDVHPTHYGRVCPIETPEGPNIGLINSLAAYARTNQYGFLESPYRVVKDTLVTSEIVFLSAIEEADHVIAQASATMNDKGQLVDELVAVRHLNEFTVKAPEDVTLMDVSPKQVVSVAASLIPFLEHDDANRALMGSNMQRQAVPTLRADKPLVGTGMERNVARDSGVCVVARRGGVIDSVDASRVVVRVNDDEVETGEAGVDIYNLTKYTRSNQNTCINQRPLVSKGDQVERSDILADGPSTDMGELALGQNMRVAFMPWNGYNFEDSICLSERVVQEDRFTTIHIQELTCVARDTKLGSEEITSDIPNVGESALNKLDEAGIVYVGAEVGPGDILVGKVTPKGETQLTPEEKLLRAIFGEKASDVKDTSLRVPTGTKGTVIDVQVFTRDGVERDARALSIEKSQLDEIRKDLNEEFRIVEGATFERLRSALVGKKAEGGAGLKKGAEVTDEFLDGLERGQWFKLRMADDALNEQLEKAQAYISDRRQLLDDKFEDKKRKLQQGDDLAPGVLKIVKVYLAIRRRIQPGDKMAGRHGNKGVVSVIMPVEDMPHDVNGTPVDIVLNPLGVPSRMNVGQILETHLGLAAKGLGEKINRMLEEQRKVAELRKFMQQIYNEIGGRQENLDELSDQEILSLAKNLRGGVPMATPVFDGAKESEIKAMLKLADLPESGQMQLVDGRTGNLFERPTTVGYMYMLKLNHLVDDKMHARSTGSYSLVTQQPLGGKAQFGGQRFGEMEVWALEAYGAAYTLQEMLTVKSDDVNGRTKMYKNIVDGDHRMEPGMPESFNVLIKEIRSLGIDIDLETE